Part of the Novosphingobium sp. ZN18A2 genome, CCGGGGCTGGAGATTTCGGGGCAGGTCGTGGCGCTGGGCGACGGGGTGACGAACCTGCTCCCCGGCCAGAAGGTATGCGCGCTGGTAACGGGCGGCGGCTATGCCGAATATTGCCTTGCCAAGGCCGCGCATTGTCTGCCGGTACCCGGCAGTCTTCCGCTGGACGCGGCGGCGGCGATGCCCGAAACGCTGTTCACGGTGTGGCACAACGTGTTCCAGCGCGGCTATGTACGCGAAGGCGAAACGATCCTGGTGCATGGCGGCACCAGCGGAATCGGGTCCATGGCGATCCTGCTGGGCAAGCTGTTCGGCGTGACCGTGATCGTAACCTGCGGCGGGGCGGACAAGGTTGCGAAGGCGCTGGAGATCGGCGCCGCCCACGCCATCGACTACAAGGCGCAGGACTTCGTGGAAGAGGTTGCGCGGATCACCGGCGGCAAGGGGGTAAACCTTGTGCTCGACATGGTGGGCGGCGACTATGTTCCGCGCAACATGAACTGTCTTGCCGAAGACGGCCGCCACGTGACCATCGCGGTGCAGGGTGGCCCCAAGGCCGAAATCAGCCTCGTGCAAGTCATGCTGCGCCGCCTTACGCTGACCGGATCGACACTGCGTGCGCGGTCGGACGAATTCAAGGCGCTGCTTGCGCAGGAAATCCACGAAACGGTCTGGCCACTGGTGGAAGACGGCAAGCTGCGGCCGGTGATGGATCGCACATTCGCGCTGGCGGACGCGGCGCAGGCGCACGAACGGATGGAGCAGGGCGGCCACATCGGCAAGATCGTGCTAAAGGCATGATCGGCGTCATGGGCTGGTGAGGCAAACGTCAGATTCGGGCCACTGGGCCGAGGCGGAGAGGATGCAATGGACAAGCTGACGCTTCACGAAGACCCCCGCAGCGGCAATTGCTACAAGATCAGGCTCACCGCCGCATTGCTGGGCCTGCCGGTAGAACGGGTGGAATACGATATCCTGAAAGGCGATACGCGCACGCCGGCCTTCCTGGCGAACGTCAACGCCAACGGGCGCATTCCGGTGTTGCAGATCGGCAAGCGTTTCCTGCCCGAAAGCAATGCGGCCTGCTGGTTCCTGGCGAAGGGAAGCGAGCTTGTTCCCGCGGACCGGTTTGCCGAAGCGGACATGCTGCGCTGGATGTTCTTCGAACAGTACAATCACGAACCCAACATCGCGACGCTGCGGTTCTGGCTGCATTTCGTGGGCCGCGCGAACCTGACCGAAGCGCAGGATGCGCAGGTGGAGGCGAAGTGGCTGGCGGGTTGCGCCGCGCTGCGCCTGATGGACGAACAGTTCGCCAGGCGCGACTGGCTGGTGGGCAAGAGCCTGACGCTCGCCGACATTGCGCTGTTTGCCTACACCCATGTCGCCGAAGACGGCGGCGCCTTTCACCTGGACGATTTTCCCCACGTTAAGGCATGGATCGAAAGGGTTCGGGCGGTGCCGGGATTCGTGCCCATGACGTCCTAGGCGGCGTGGACAAATTCCGCGTGGATCACGGTTGCCGCCAGATTGGCGCAGGATAGGCGCGAAGGCGCGGGAAGAGCGGGTCTCTTTCAAGCCTGAGCAACGACGCCAGCGCCAATCTGGCGGCAACCCCTGCGGGGCCGGGCCAAAAACCGCCATTTCGGCGTCGGCTTAGCTGGAAATATCGGCATATTCCTGCGCTTCGCCTCCTTGAACTGGCGGTTTTTGACTCCGGCCGTGACCGCGC contains:
- a CDS encoding NAD(P)H-quinone oxidoreductase, producing the protein MTTLPDEMTVVGIDQPGGPEALQPARAPVPRPGAGEVLVKVAFAGVNRPDVAQRRGMYPPPPGASPIPGLEISGQVVALGDGVTNLLPGQKVCALVTGGGYAEYCLAKAAHCLPVPGSLPLDAAAAMPETLFTVWHNVFQRGYVREGETILVHGGTSGIGSMAILLGKLFGVTVIVTCGGADKVAKALEIGAAHAIDYKAQDFVEEVARITGGKGVNLVLDMVGGDYVPRNMNCLAEDGRHVTIAVQGGPKAEISLVQVMLRRLTLTGSTLRARSDEFKALLAQEIHETVWPLVEDGKLRPVMDRTFALADAAQAHERMEQGGHIGKIVLKA
- a CDS encoding glutathione S-transferase family protein, with protein sequence MDKLTLHEDPRSGNCYKIRLTAALLGLPVERVEYDILKGDTRTPAFLANVNANGRIPVLQIGKRFLPESNAACWFLAKGSELVPADRFAEADMLRWMFFEQYNHEPNIATLRFWLHFVGRANLTEAQDAQVEAKWLAGCAALRLMDEQFARRDWLVGKSLTLADIALFAYTHVAEDGGAFHLDDFPHVKAWIERVRAVPGFVPMTS